A genomic stretch from Bosea sp. F3-2 includes:
- a CDS encoding Nramp family divalent metal transporter — protein MSQSAPESSSIWLRSRGEPSLTDVFRTIAVTPTSSSWRKFLAFFGPGYLVAVGYMDPGNWATSLAGGAQYGYTLLVVALVSNLMAIILQSLCARLAIATGRDLAQACRDAYPPYMAWPLWLLAELAICATDLAEVIGTAIGLNLLFGVPLEIGVLITAFDVFIILWLQTRGFRWIEAFIITLLGVIALCFGIQIALADPNWGEVIRGFAPTTEIVTNPNMLYIALGIIGATVMPHNLYLHSGIVQTRAYGHTLPEKREALKFATIDSTVALCFALLINASILILAAATFHKAGHTDVAELGKAQELLQPLLGASIAPMLFAIALLCCGLNSTVTATMAGQIVMEGFLRIRLPAWMRRLVTRLVAIVPAIAVTLIYGEGQTAKLLILSQVILSLQLPFAVVPLVMFTASKTKMGALVAPRWLSLTAGIIAAIIIVLNVKMLFDLATGA, from the coding sequence ATGTCGCAAAGCGCCCCGGAATCCTCGTCGATCTGGCTTCGATCGCGGGGCGAACCTTCCCTGACGGACGTCTTCCGCACCATCGCCGTCACGCCGACATCCTCATCCTGGCGCAAGTTCCTGGCCTTCTTCGGTCCGGGCTATCTCGTCGCCGTCGGCTACATGGACCCCGGCAACTGGGCGACCTCGCTCGCGGGCGGCGCCCAGTACGGCTACACGCTGCTCGTCGTCGCGCTCGTCTCGAACCTGATGGCGATCATCCTGCAGTCGCTCTGCGCGCGGCTCGCCATCGCTACCGGCCGCGACCTCGCCCAAGCCTGCCGCGACGCCTACCCCCCCTATATGGCCTGGCCGCTCTGGCTGCTGGCCGAGCTCGCGATCTGCGCGACCGACCTCGCCGAGGTGATCGGCACCGCGATCGGCCTCAACCTGCTCTTCGGCGTTCCGCTCGAGATCGGCGTGCTGATCACCGCTTTCGACGTCTTCATCATCCTGTGGCTGCAGACGCGCGGCTTCCGCTGGATCGAGGCCTTCATCATCACGCTGCTCGGCGTCATCGCGCTGTGCTTCGGCATCCAGATCGCACTGGCCGACCCGAACTGGGGCGAGGTCATCCGCGGTTTCGCGCCGACGACCGAGATCGTCACCAACCCCAACATGCTCTATATCGCGCTCGGCATCATCGGCGCGACGGTCATGCCGCATAATCTCTACCTGCATTCCGGCATCGTGCAGACCCGCGCCTATGGCCACACGTTGCCGGAGAAGCGCGAAGCGCTGAAATTCGCGACGATCGACTCAACCGTCGCGCTCTGTTTTGCGCTGCTGATCAACGCCTCGATCCTGATCCTCGCCGCTGCGACCTTCCACAAAGCCGGCCACACCGACGTCGCCGAACTCGGCAAGGCACAGGAACTTCTGCAACCACTGCTCGGCGCCTCGATCGCGCCCATGCTCTTCGCCATCGCCCTGCTCTGCTGCGGCCTCAACTCGACCGTGACCGCAACCATGGCCGGGCAGATCGTGATGGAGGGCTTCCTGCGCATCCGCCTGCCGGCCTGGATGCGGCGGCTGGTGACGCGCCTCGTCGCGATCGTGCCGGCGATCGCCGTGACGCTGATCTATGGCGAGGGACAGACGGCGAAGCTGCTCATCCTGAGCCAGGTCATCCTCAGCCTGCAGTTGCCCTTCGCGGTGGTGCCGCTGGTGATGTTCACGGCGTCGAAGACCAAGATGGGTGCTCTGGTGGCGCCGCGCTGGCTCAGCCTGACAGCAGGCATCATCGCAGCGATCATCATCGTGCTGAACGTCAAGATGCTGTTCGACCTCGCAACGGGGGCGTGA
- a CDS encoding phage major capsid protein — translation MTHLDTAPETKAAGADLALAFEDLRYTLESYRAANDERLAGIEARNSADPLTEEKLARMDAALDDTMRRIDRLTLERARPALGQDGPARDPLVAEHKAAFAAYVRTGEAGGLKRLEAKALSAGSGPDGGYLAPSTVEGEILRRLANVSPIRSLATVRTISSGTYKKAFSTTGPASGWVAEVAARPQTGSPTLAELSFPAMELYAMPAATQTLLDDAIVNIDQWIAEEVESAFAEQEGAAFVNGDGIDKPKGFLAYPTAADASWSWGNIGVLNTGVAGAFPAANQSDVLVDLVYALKAGYRQNASFVMNRKTQGAIRKFKDSTGNYLWQPPASAGAPATLLGFPLVEVEDMPNIANNAVSIAFGDFRRGYLVVDRAGVRILRDPYSAKPYVLFYTTKRVGGGVQDFAAIKGLKFAV, via the coding sequence ATGACCCATCTCGACACCGCTCCTGAGACCAAGGCGGCCGGCGCCGATCTCGCGCTCGCCTTCGAGGATCTGCGCTACACGCTGGAGAGCTATCGCGCCGCCAATGACGAACGCCTCGCCGGGATCGAAGCGCGCAATAGTGCCGATCCGCTGACCGAGGAGAAGCTCGCCCGCATGGATGCCGCGCTCGACGACACCATGCGCCGTATCGACAGGCTGACGCTGGAGCGCGCACGTCCGGCGCTCGGCCAGGACGGTCCGGCCCGTGATCCGCTGGTAGCCGAGCACAAGGCCGCCTTCGCGGCTTATGTCCGCACCGGTGAGGCCGGCGGGCTGAAGCGGTTGGAGGCCAAGGCGCTTTCCGCCGGTTCCGGCCCGGATGGCGGCTACCTCGCACCTTCGACCGTCGAGGGCGAGATCCTGCGCCGCCTGGCGAATGTCTCGCCCATCCGCTCCCTGGCGACGGTGCGGACGATCTCGTCGGGCACCTACAAGAAGGCCTTCTCGACGACCGGCCCGGCCTCCGGCTGGGTAGCCGAGGTGGCGGCGCGGCCGCAGACCGGCTCGCCGACGCTGGCCGAGCTCTCCTTCCCGGCGATGGAGCTCTACGCCATGCCGGCGGCGACGCAGACGCTGCTCGACGATGCCATCGTCAACATCGACCAGTGGATCGCCGAGGAGGTCGAAAGCGCCTTCGCCGAGCAGGAGGGCGCGGCCTTCGTCAATGGCGACGGCATCGACAAGCCCAAGGGCTTCCTCGCCTATCCGACTGCGGCCGATGCGAGCTGGAGCTGGGGCAATATCGGCGTGCTCAACACCGGCGTCGCCGGCGCCTTCCCGGCCGCCAACCAGTCCGACGTACTGGTCGATCTCGTCTATGCGCTGAAGGCCGGCTATCGCCAGAACGCCTCCTTCGTGATGAATCGCAAGACCCAGGGCGCGATCCGCAAGTTCAAGGACAGCACCGGCAACTATCTCTGGCAGCCCCCGGCCTCGGCCGGTGCGCCGGCGACCCTGCTCGGCTTCCCGCTCGTCGAGGTCGAGGACATGCCGAACATCGCCAACAATGCGGTCTCGATCGCCTTCGGCGATTTCCGGCGCGGCTATCTCGTTGTCGACCGGGCGGGCGTGCGCATTCTGCGCGATCCGTACTCGGCCAAACCCTATGTGCTGTTCTACACGACCAAGCGCGTCGGTGGCGGTGTCCAGGACTTCGCGGCGATCAAGGGGTTGAAATTCGCGGTCTGA
- a CDS encoding phage portal protein encodes MFDFLRSLRGRAAPDQKRSRVGPLIALHEAGRAVWTPRDYVALSREGYERNPVVHRCVRLIAEAAAQTPLVAKVGSREMPEHPALALVERPNPRQGGIAFREMLFGHLLVAGNAYVEAVSTGREPRELYALRPDRMRVVPGRDGWPEAYDYTVGGDTMRFRQDEGEVPPILHLTLFHPVDDHYGLSPVEPAAAALDIHNAASNWHKALLDNAARPSGALVYDGPEGATLTEAQFDRLKQELEDSFQGARNAGRPLLLEGGLDWKPLSLTPAELDFVAAKGVAAREIALAFGVPPLMLGLAGDNTYANFAEANRALWRQTVIPLVRRTAQSLVQWLGPAFGDELSLEPDLDAVEALADERESLWRRLGAANFLDDDEKREAVGCGRRASGEEQS; translated from the coding sequence ATGTTCGATTTCCTTCGTAGCCTGCGCGGCCGTGCCGCGCCGGATCAGAAGCGCTCGCGCGTCGGGCCGCTCATCGCCTTGCACGAGGCGGGGCGTGCGGTCTGGACGCCACGCGACTATGTCGCCCTGTCGCGCGAGGGCTACGAGCGCAACCCGGTGGTGCACCGTTGCGTCCGGCTGATCGCGGAGGCCGCGGCGCAGACACCGCTCGTCGCCAAGGTCGGGTCGCGGGAAATGCCGGAGCATCCGGCCCTGGCGCTGGTCGAGCGACCCAATCCGCGTCAGGGCGGCATCGCCTTTCGCGAGATGCTGTTCGGCCACCTGCTCGTCGCCGGAAACGCCTATGTCGAGGCGGTGAGCACCGGCCGCGAGCCACGCGAACTCTATGCGCTCAGGCCAGACCGCATGCGGGTCGTGCCGGGCCGCGACGGCTGGCCGGAGGCCTATGACTACACCGTCGGTGGCGACACGATGCGCTTCCGGCAGGACGAGGGCGAAGTCCCGCCAATCCTGCATCTCACCCTGTTCCACCCGGTCGATGACCATTACGGCCTCTCGCCGGTCGAGCCTGCGGCGGCGGCGCTCGACATCCACAACGCCGCCAGCAACTGGCACAAGGCCCTGCTCGACAACGCCGCCAGGCCTTCCGGCGCATTGGTCTATGACGGGCCGGAGGGCGCGACGCTGACCGAGGCGCAGTTCGACCGGTTGAAGCAGGAGCTGGAGGATTCCTTTCAAGGAGCGCGCAATGCCGGCCGCCCGCTGCTGCTCGAAGGCGGGCTCGACTGGAAGCCGCTCTCGCTGACCCCGGCGGAGCTCGATTTCGTCGCGGCGAAGGGCGTAGCGGCGCGCGAGATCGCGCTCGCCTTCGGCGTGCCGCCGCTGATGCTCGGCTTGGCCGGCGACAACACCTACGCCAATTTTGCCGAGGCCAACCGCGCGCTCTGGCGCCAGACGGTGATTCCGCTGGTCAGGCGCACGGCGCAGTCGCTGGTGCAATGGCTCGGCCCCGCCTTCGGCGATGAGCTTTCGCTCGAACCTGATCTCGATGCCGTCGAGGCACTCGCCGACGAGCGGGAATCGCTCTGGCGGCGCCTCGGCGCGGCAAATTTCCTCGATGACGACGAGAAACGCGAGGCGGTTGGCTGCGGCCGGCGTGCCTCCGGAGAGGAGCAATCGTGA
- a CDS encoding M20/M25/M40 family metallo-hydrolase codes for MIKLPAILARLDAGLDHSLERLSSWLEIPSIGTDPAFNAQTRAAAEWLRADLESLGFKAELRETGGHPVVLAHRPKPGAPHALFYGHYDVQPVDPLNLWDTDPFKPVVRELEPGRKVISARGACDDKGQVMTFIEAVRATLAETGDLPIGLTILVEGEEESGSVNLPGYIKANAAELKADYALVCDTGMWDRETPLITSTLRGMVYQEVTLTAADRDLHSGLFGGAACNPIHVLTKILGELHDENGRITVPGFYEGVHQPTNAQKAEWADLNLAEKEFLGQVGLKHSIGEKGRMLIEQIQSRPTCDVNGIWGGYTGEGSKTVIPGKASAKVSFRLVGDQDPAKIAEAFRQFVRDRLPEDVSAEFISHSGSPALAVPTDSPVLQKARKALADEWGGRVVSIGSGGSIPVGGDFKRTLGIDTLFVGFGLDDDRVHSPNEKYDLSSFHKGQRSWARILQALGS; via the coding sequence ATGATCAAGCTTCCCGCTATTCTCGCTCGTCTCGACGCCGGGCTCGACCATTCCCTCGAACGCCTGTCTTCCTGGCTCGAAATCCCTTCGATCGGCACCGATCCGGCGTTCAATGCGCAGACGCGCGCCGCTGCCGAATGGCTGAGGGCCGATCTGGAATCCCTCGGTTTCAAGGCCGAGCTGCGCGAGACCGGCGGCCATCCCGTCGTGCTGGCGCATCGGCCGAAGCCGGGCGCGCCGCATGCGCTGTTCTACGGGCATTACGACGTTCAGCCGGTCGACCCGCTGAATCTTTGGGACACTGATCCCTTCAAGCCGGTCGTGCGTGAGCTGGAGCCCGGCCGCAAGGTGATCTCCGCCCGCGGAGCCTGCGACGACAAGGGGCAGGTGATGACCTTTATCGAGGCCGTGCGCGCGACGCTGGCCGAAACCGGCGACCTGCCGATCGGCCTGACGATCCTCGTCGAGGGCGAGGAGGAATCCGGCTCGGTCAACTTGCCGGGCTATATCAAGGCCAATGCCGCCGAGCTGAAGGCCGACTACGCGCTCGTCTGCGATACCGGCATGTGGGATCGCGAAACCCCGCTGATCACCTCGACCCTGCGCGGCATGGTCTATCAGGAGGTGACGCTGACGGCGGCCGATCGCGATCTGCATTCCGGCCTGTTCGGCGGTGCGGCCTGCAATCCGATCCATGTGCTGACGAAGATCCTCGGCGAACTGCACGATGAGAACGGCCGCATCACCGTTCCCGGCTTCTACGAAGGCGTTCACCAGCCGACCAACGCCCAGAAGGCCGAATGGGCCGATCTCAACCTGGCGGAGAAGGAGTTCCTAGGGCAGGTCGGCCTGAAGCATTCCATCGGCGAGAAGGGGCGCATGTTGATCGAGCAGATCCAGTCGCGCCCGACCTGTGACGTCAACGGCATCTGGGGCGGCTACACGGGGGAGGGCAGCAAGACCGTGATCCCCGGCAAGGCCTCGGCCAAGGTTTCCTTCCGCCTCGTCGGCGATCAGGATCCGGCGAAGATCGCCGAAGCCTTCCGTCAGTTCGTCCGCGATCGGCTGCCGGAGGACGTCTCGGCCGAGTTCATCAGCCATTCCGGCTCGCCGGCGCTGGCGGTGCCGACGGATTCGCCGGTGCTTCAGAAGGCGCGCAAGGCGCTCGCCGACGAATGGGGTGGGCGCGTCGTTTCGATCGGCAGTGGTGGCTCGATTCCCGTAGGTGGTGATTTCAAGCGGACGCTTGGCATCGACACGCTCTTCGTTGGCTTCGGCCTCGATGACGACCGGGTCCATTCGCCCAACGAGAAATACGACCTGTCCTCCTTCCACAAGGGCCAGCGTTCCTGGGCCCGTATCTTGCAGGCTCTCGGTTCATGA
- a CDS encoding helicase HerA-like domain-containing protein, with protein MADDGAILIGKSGKPENLLLKLANRHGLVTGATGTGKTVTLQVMAEGFARNGVPVFAADIKGDLSGIVAPGDSKPAFVNRAKELGLTYEPDQFTTVFWDVFGEQGHPVRATISEMGPLLLARLLDLNDTQEGVLNIAFRIADEQKLLLLDLKDLRSILTFLAENAQELTTKYGNVSSATVGTIQRALLVLENQRGDLFFGEPALDINDLMKTDRDGRGIVNILAADKLMNNPRLYATFLLWLLSELFEQLPEVGDLDKPKLVFFFDEAHLLFNGAPKALLTAVEQVVRLIRSKGVGVYFVTQNPLDIPDTVLAQLGNRVQHALRAFTPRDQKAVRAAAETFRQNPKIKTEEAISQLAVGEALVSMLEGKGSPEMVERALIAPPMAQVGPCTPQQRQQAINASPEKGKYDAMVDRESAYEELMKRKNLNPDGSPVEASTSGGGGILDTIGGWLGGGAPQQRPKTGPGSRGGPLPQSMAEKIITSAARSAATSIGRQVGTAILRGILGSMSGGKR; from the coding sequence ATGGCGGATGACGGCGCGATTCTGATCGGCAAGAGCGGCAAGCCGGAGAACCTGTTGCTCAAGCTCGCCAATCGCCACGGCCTCGTGACAGGCGCGACCGGCACCGGCAAGACGGTGACGCTCCAGGTCATGGCCGAGGGCTTTGCCCGCAACGGCGTTCCGGTCTTCGCCGCCGACATCAAGGGCGATCTCTCCGGCATCGTCGCGCCGGGCGATTCGAAGCCCGCCTTCGTCAATCGGGCCAAGGAGCTCGGGCTGACATACGAGCCGGACCAGTTCACCACCGTCTTCTGGGACGTGTTCGGCGAGCAGGGCCATCCGGTCCGCGCCACGATCTCCGAGATGGGGCCGCTGCTGCTGGCCCGCCTGCTCGATCTCAACGACACCCAGGAAGGCGTGCTCAATATCGCCTTCCGCATCGCCGACGAGCAGAAGCTGCTGCTGCTCGATCTCAAGGATCTGCGGTCCATCCTGACCTTCCTCGCCGAGAATGCGCAGGAGCTGACCACCAAATACGGCAATGTCAGTTCCGCGACGGTCGGGACGATCCAGCGCGCGCTGCTCGTGCTGGAGAACCAGAGGGGCGATCTGTTCTTCGGCGAGCCGGCCCTCGACATCAACGATCTGATGAAGACGGATCGCGACGGCCGCGGCATCGTCAACATCCTCGCCGCCGACAAGCTGATGAACAATCCGCGGCTCTACGCGACTTTCCTGCTCTGGCTGCTCTCGGAGCTGTTCGAGCAGCTGCCGGAGGTCGGCGATCTCGACAAGCCCAAGCTCGTCTTCTTCTTCGACGAGGCGCATCTGCTGTTCAACGGCGCGCCCAAGGCATTGCTGACGGCGGTTGAACAGGTCGTCCGCCTGATCCGCTCGAAGGGCGTCGGCGTCTATTTCGTTACCCAGAACCCGCTCGATATCCCGGATACGGTCCTCGCCCAGCTCGGCAACCGCGTCCAGCATGCGCTGCGTGCCTTCACCCCACGCGACCAGAAGGCGGTGCGTGCCGCCGCCGAGACTTTTCGGCAAAACCCGAAGATCAAGACGGAGGAGGCGATCAGCCAGCTCGCCGTCGGCGAGGCGCTGGTCTCGATGCTGGAGGGCAAGGGCTCGCCGGAAATGGTCGAGCGCGCGCTGATCGCCCCGCCGATGGCGCAGGTCGGTCCCTGCACGCCGCAGCAGCGCCAGCAGGCGATCAATGCCTCGCCCGAGAAGGGCAAGTACGACGCCATGGTCGACCGCGAGTCGGCTTATGAAGAGCTGATGAAGCGCAAGAACCTCAATCCGGACGGCTCGCCGGTCGAGGCGTCGACGAGCGGGGGCGGCGGCATCCTCGACACGATCGGCGGCTGGCTCGGCGGCGGCGCTCCGCAGCAGCGCCCGAAGACGGGGCCGGGTTCGCGCGGCGGCCCGCTGCCGCAGAGCATGGCCGAGAAGATCATCACCTCGGCCGCACGCTCGGCCGCGACCTCGATCGGCCGGCAGGTCGGGACGGCCATTCTGCGCGGCATTTTGGGCTCGATGTCGGGCGGGAAACGCTGA
- a CDS encoding DUF2267 domain-containing protein translates to MEELLTRVAAAAGINEELARKAVGIILAFLQKEGPATEIGQLMAALPGAQALADAEGGAKGGMLGAIGGLMGGGGGVMALGGQLMGAGLSMGQIQSVSKEMFAVGREKAGEDAMGAIVGAIPGLGQFV, encoded by the coding sequence ATGGAAGAATTGCTCACGCGGGTGGCTGCGGCGGCCGGCATCAACGAGGAACTCGCCCGCAAGGCGGTCGGCATCATTCTCGCCTTCCTGCAGAAGGAAGGCCCGGCGACCGAGATCGGCCAGCTGATGGCGGCACTGCCGGGCGCGCAGGCACTCGCGGATGCCGAAGGCGGCGCCAAAGGCGGCATGCTCGGCGCGATCGGCGGGCTGATGGGCGGTGGCGGCGGCGTGATGGCGCTCGGCGGCCAGCTGATGGGTGCCGGCCTCTCGATGGGCCAGATCCAGAGTGTCTCGAAGGAAATGTTCGCAGTCGGCCGCGAGAAGGCCGGCGAGGACGCGATGGGCGCGATCGTGGGCGCCATTCCGGGTCTCGGCCAGTTCGTCTGA
- a CDS encoding TIGR00730 family Rossman fold protein has translation MRSVCVFCGSNPGNEPVYAAGARAMGAEIARRGLTLVYGGGAVGLMGIVANAALEAGGQVHGVIPKALRDKEVGHVGLTRLEVVDTMHTRKARMAELSEGFIAMPGGIGTFEELFEIWTWGQLGIHAKPLGLLNVAGFYNPLATFLDQTVEAGFLKQSHRAMAMTDTEPATLLDRMENYVPAATYKWIEKEQA, from the coding sequence ATGAGATCGGTTTGTGTCTTCTGCGGTTCCAACCCGGGCAATGAGCCCGTCTATGCGGCAGGAGCCCGTGCCATGGGCGCCGAGATCGCCCGGCGCGGCCTGACCCTGGTCTATGGCGGCGGCGCCGTCGGGCTGATGGGCATTGTCGCCAATGCAGCGCTGGAAGCCGGCGGCCAGGTCCATGGCGTCATTCCCAAGGCGCTGCGCGACAAGGAGGTCGGCCATGTCGGGCTGACCCGGCTCGAGGTCGTCGACACCATGCACACGCGCAAGGCGCGCATGGCGGAGCTGTCGGAAGGCTTCATCGCCATGCCCGGCGGCATCGGCACCTTCGAGGAGCTGTTCGAGATCTGGACCTGGGGACAGCTCGGCATCCATGCCAAGCCGCTGGGCCTGCTCAATGTCGCCGGTTTCTACAATCCGCTGGCGACCTTCCTCGACCAGACGGTCGAGGCCGGTTTCCTGAAGCAGAGCCATCGGGCCATGGCGATGACCGATACCGAGCCGGCGACGCTGCTCGACCGCATGGAGAACTACGTCCCGGCCGCGACCTACAAATGGATCGAGAAGGAGCAGGCCTGA
- a CDS encoding HK97 family phage prohead protease, producing the protein MNGPYRLPLESKLLPLQPARVMPDGVFEGYASLFRIPDLGKDVVEPGAFRDSLARRGPSGVKLLWQHDPAEPLGRWLSLSEDSRGLFVRGRLSLAVARAREIHALMREGAIDGLSIGFRPERARNEPRSGLRRLERVDLWEVSIVTFPMLPQARISAVKTAFRHLAFL; encoded by the coding sequence ATGAACGGCCCGTATCGCCTTCCGCTCGAATCCAAGCTGCTGCCGCTGCAGCCGGCGCGCGTCATGCCGGACGGGGTCTTCGAGGGCTATGCCAGCCTCTTCCGCATTCCCGATCTCGGCAAGGACGTGGTCGAGCCCGGCGCGTTCCGTGACAGCCTCGCACGCCGCGGCCCTTCCGGCGTCAAGCTGCTCTGGCAGCATGACCCGGCCGAGCCGCTCGGCCGTTGGCTCAGCCTGAGCGAGGACAGCCGCGGCCTTTTCGTGCGCGGCAGGCTTTCGCTCGCTGTCGCCCGCGCCCGCGAAATCCACGCCCTGATGCGAGAGGGCGCGATCGACGGCCTGTCGATCGGCTTCCGCCCCGAGCGCGCCCGCAACGAGCCACGCTCGGGCCTGCGCCGGCTCGAGCGCGTCGATCTCTGGGAGGTCTCGATCGTCACCTTCCCGATGCTGCCGCAGGCCCGGATCAGCGCCGTCAAGACGGCCTTCCGCCACCTCGCTTTCCTTTGA